In one window of Gossypium hirsutum isolate 1008001.06 chromosome A01, Gossypium_hirsutum_v2.1, whole genome shotgun sequence DNA:
- the LOC107917761 gene encoding uncharacterized protein, whose amino-acid sequence MQSRIFHTGNMDDTTSEATSPYSASRMDSSSMYNQSNSTYQFHSQQQMTHSQATQDRFLQGEALQQPRPGCLKDKMSEDERKARKRLADKKHRQKKKAKFDEMTSQNQHLQDKNRELSTENRQLKEEKESLINKNTQLEEQIRGLQGKGQLPVEVMQGHSYISHPASQIDQNVHVQDHYEMEVTNDDHVYNNNGFPDNCHNAGAVDALDGFGLDELLHLLRTDADDEMTTNGRIALNEPTIEHPESSQSGLCPSKVAKIKLHKFLTDLHAEVPSNVDPLDFRGLEGEQKRFGRFSFPSSLIPTVERIKNAHGDISATCLISPSVSGTSYVLFCAVIRDMEHLRLDQVTEDIMVKWRDVIKDALGLGFNVAFAMEHLKKVACAFFGQSGCKLLNDIDSKISTLEDEVNYWKKKRAEIYKESKMSIDAVDNFIGVPISTGLFPQSSSDRIMHG is encoded by the exons ATGCAAAGCCGAATTTTTCATACGGGGAACATGGATGATACTACATCAGAAGCTACCAGTCCCTATTCAGCCTCAAGGATGGACAGTTCGTCGATGTATAATCAATCTAACAGTACTTATCAGTTTCATTCTCAGCAGCAAATGACACATTCTCAAGCAACCCAAGACAGGTTTCTTCAAGGAGAAGCTTTGCAACAGCCGAGACCAGGATGTCTTAAAGATAAAATGAGTGAAGATGAGAGAAAAGCACGCAAAAGGCTGGCTGATAAGAAGCATCGGCAAAAGAAAAAG GCTAAATTTGACGAAATGACTTCCCAGAACCAACACTTGCAAGACAAAAACAGAGAGTTGAGTACTGAGAACAGACAATTAAAAGAGGAAAAGGAATCGTTGATTAATAAGAACACACAACTAGAAGAGCAGATCAGAGGACTGCAAGGCAAGGGACAACTTCCAGTGGAAGTTATGCAGGGACACAGTTATATTTCCCACCCAGCTAGCCAGATTGATCAAAATGTTCATGTCCAG GATCACTATGAAATGGAGGTTACTAATGATGACCATGTTTACAAT AACAACGGTTTCCCGGATAACTGCCACAATGCAGGAGCTGTTGATGCG CTCGATGGTTTTGGTTTAGATGAGTTACTACATTTATTGCGTACTGACGCTGACGATGAGATGACTACAAATGGAAGAATTGCTCTGAATGAGCCCACTATTGAACATCCAGAGAGTTCTCAGAGTGGTTTGTGTCCTTCTAAAGTGGCTAAGATCAAGTTGCATAAGTTCCTAACAGACCTTCATGCAGAAGTTCCGAGCAACGTAGACCCCTTGGACTTCAGAGGCTTAGAGGGGGAGCAGAAAAGATTCGGGAGATTCAGTTTCCCATCGTCTCTCATTCCAACTGTTGAGAGAATAAAAAATGCTCATGGCGACATTTCTGCAACATGTCTAATAAGTCCCAGTGTTTCCGGAAcaagctatgttttattttgtgcCGTGATCAGAGATATGGAACATCTACGGCTTGATCAAGTTACCGAGGACATAATGGTGAAGTGGAGAGATGTCATCAAGGATGCTTTAGGCCTTGGTTTCAATGTGGCATTTGCCATGGAGCATTTGAAGAAAGTTGCCTGTGCTTTCTTTGGTCAATCAGGATGCAAATTGCTCAATGACATTGATTCAAAGATCTCAACATTAGAGGATGAGGTGAATTACTGGAAGAAGAAACGCGCTGAGATATACAAGGAGTCCAAGATGAGTATCGATGCTGTAGATAATTTCATCGGAGTACCTATCAGCACAGGTTTATTTCCTCAGTCGTCTTCTGATAGAATTATGCATGGCTGA
- the LOC107917950 gene encoding malate dehydrogenase, mitochondrial, translated as MFRSVARSAAGKHLLRRGYATESVPDRKVAVLGAAGGIGQPLALLMKLNPLVSQLALYDIANTPGVAADVSHVNTRSKVAGYVGEDQLKQALEGCDVVIIPAGVPRKPGMTRDDLFNINAGIVKGLCAAIAKYCPNALVNMISNPVNSTVPIAAEVFKKAGTYDEKKLFGVTTLDVVRAKTFYAGKAKVNVADVNVPVVGGHAGITILPLFSQATPKANLPEEDIKALTKRTQDGGTEVVEAKAGKGSATLSMAYAGAIFADACLKGLNGVPDVVECSFVQSTVTELPFFASKVRLGKNGVEEVMGLGPLSDYEQAGLESLKPELKASIEKGIKFANQN; from the exons ATGTTTCGATCAGTAGCTCGATCGGCCGCCGGAAAGCACCTCCTCCGCCGAGGATATGCCACTGAATCTGTTCCCGATCGGAAGGTCGCGGTTTTGGGCGCTGCCGGAGGGATTGGCCAGCCCTTGGCTCTCCTCATGAAGCTTAACCCTCTTGTTTCTCAACTGGCTCTCTATGATATCGCTAACACTCCCGGCGTTGCAGCTGATGTCAGCCACGTCAACACCAGATCTAAG GTTGCTGGATATGTTGGTGAAGATCAATTGAAGCAAGCTTTGGAGGGATGTGATGTTGTCATCATTCCTGCTGGGGTGCCAAGAAAGCCTGGTATGACTCGCGACGATCTTTTCAACATCAATGCTGGAATCGTCAAGGGTCTATGTGCTGCTATTGCCAAGTATTGCCCTAAT GCACTTGTTAATATGATCAGCAACCCTGTCAATTCAACTGTTCCAATTGCTGCTGAGGTTTTCAAGAAGGCAGGGACATATGATGAGAAAAAGTTGTTTGGTGTAACTACCCTTGATGTGGTTAGGGCTAAGACTTTCTACGCTGGGAAGGCAAAAGTGAATGTTGCAG ATGTCAATGTTCCAGTTGTTGGTGGCCATGCTGGAATAACCATTCTCCCACTATTTTCCCAG gCCACACCAAAAGCCAATTTGCCTGAAGAGGATATCAAGGCTCTAACAAAGCGAACACAAGATGGAGGCACTGAAGTTGTGGAAGCAAAGGCTGGAAAGGGATCAGCAACATTATCAATGGC CTATGCTGGTGCAATTTTCGCTGATGCTTGCCTTAAGGGACTGAATGGTGTTCCTGATGTCGTGGAATGTTCATTTGTACAGTCAACTGTCACTGAACTTCCCTTCTTTGCTTCTAAG GTAAGGCTTGGAAAGAATGGTGTGGAGGAAGTTATGGGGTTGGGTCCTCTCTCTGACTATGAGCAGGCAGGTTTGGAGAGCCTTAAACCAGAACTTAAAGCATCTATAGAGAAGGGAATCAAGTTTGCCAACcagaattaa